A segment of the Roseiconus lacunae genome:
TCCGTCGTTTACAAGTTGAGCTGCTTTGGCGATTTGCTCGGCAACTTTCTGCGCATCGGATTTCAGAGATTCGCGTATCTGCTGAGCGGCCTTTGCCGCGGGATCGTCTTTCGGTTTGGGTTTGGAAGCTTCAAATTCTTTGCGAGCAGCCGCCAACGCACGCTTAAAGTACTCGGGTTGATCTTCGAACAATTTTCGAGCACGTTCGACTGCCTCGCGAAAGCGTTCGGCCGGCGTCATCAGCTGAGCCTTGAACTGTTCGGCCGGGTCGGTTGCCTTGAATTGATTCCGGGCTTGTTCGATCGCTCGCGACCTTGATTCAGGATCGTCCCTGAAAAGTTGGTTTGCTTTACGGATTTCGGCTTGGAGAGTTTCGGCAGGCGTTCGCAACTGCAGCTTGGCCTGTGCTGCTGGATCCGTTGCACGAAACTTTTCCGCTGCGTCTACCAACGCTCGATTCAGATTCTTCGAGTCGTTTTGGAACAGCTCCCTGGCTTCGGCGACGGATGCTTTGAAAATCTCAAGCGGCGTTCTTAACTGCTCGATCGCTTGGAACCGCGGGTCAGCACTTCGGTAGTCCTTCGTCGCTTGCGTTTTGAACGCGTCGAACTGATCCTGGCTGATTTCGCCGCGTTCGAGTAGCGTTTTCGCGTCAGAGATGCGTTCCTTGAAAGCTTCGAGCGGCGACTTCAATCCTCGGATTTCGTTTGCAAGGTTCAGCTGGGTTTGCGTGAGCTCAACAAGCGGCTTGGGGTCGATTCGGACTGCCTTGCTCACGTCCAGAGTTTTGAACAAATCGGTTGGTACCTCTTTGCCCATTTCACGATAGGTTTTGGCGAGTGCCTTGACTCGTTCGACTTCGAGTCCCTTCGCACCTGAATTAAGTCGCTTTTCGAAGTCGAGCCGATCCTTGTAATACTGCTTTGCGACAGCAGCAGCACTGGCAACCACTGCGATGGCTGCTCCGGCCGGAGTTACGAGACTTTTCGCAAGTTGACCTCCGACACTGCCAAGTAAACGGCTGAGGCCGCCAAAGATTCCTGCGATCGCACCACGCATATTCTTGAAGACGGTGACGGTCCCTTTCGCAGCGAATTTCGACCCAGAGACCAGCCCCTTGAACGCTTCGGTAACGCTAATCGTCCTTAAGGTTTTCAACAGCAAACCCAGCTTCGCGGTTAGTGTTGCTGCTGAAACCGTCGCTTTCCCTAGTGCGGCGCTGAGTGAAAATGAAGCTGTTGACAGTTTCAATGTTGCCAGGAGGGCTTTTAGCGTGAACTCCAGCCCCTTGAGTTTCAGGGATGCGGCAACGGCAATGATTCCCGCACCGGCTATCAGTTTCCCAAACGCCGCGATCGCCACACCAACAACGCCGGCTGCCGCGCCGATCGCTCCCATCGCGAACGCGACCGAGGCCAGTCCTTTGACCAGGATAGGAAAGCGTTCGAGGATCGAGCTGAACTGTTTGACGATCGACGCTGCCCCTTGCGCGAAAGCAGCTGCAATTCCCAGCAATGGCTTGCCAATGGCGGTTTTCAAATCGGAGAATGCAGACTTCAACTGTTTTATTGAGTTGTTGAAGCTGCCGGCCGTGCGGGTCGCATCTCCCTGAGCTTTTGTCGTTCCGTCCAGGGTGATTTCTATGATCGCCATCGCCTTTTGGTAGGCGGTGAGGTTCGTCGGGTCGAATCCGAGCTGCAGGGCCTTCGCTTTAATCTCCGCCTCTTGGGCGACCACACCGAACTTGCGCAGCGTTTCCGTGTTGCCGACAACCGCGCTCATCAACCGTTCGAAGGCTTCGGTGTCAGACATGTCATTGAATGAAGCCAGGTCGACCGCGAGCGTTGAGAGTGTCTTGGAGAGCTCGGTCGCTTGACGTTCATCAAAGCCCAATGGGACTAAAGTGTCTTGGGATTGGGCAAGGAAGCTGAGGAGCTGTTTTTCGCTTCTGCCTACTTCATCCGCGTACGCTTTTCCCCACTTTCTCACCTCAGTTACCTGGCTCGAAAATACAGTTTCAAACTTAGAAACTGTCTCGGCAAAATCACCTGCGGCGAATGTCGCGTTCACCAAACCGCCGATGATCCCAGCGCCCGCAAGGCCCACTCCGGCCCCCAAATTGCGAATGCTTTTCCCAACATCTTGGATCGATTGGCCTACCGCCTTGATCTCTTTGTCGATTTGTGCGGTGACACTTTTTATTCCCGATACTGCTTCACTAAGCGCCGCTTGGAGTTCGCGGGAGAGGTCGTCTTGGAGGGAGAGCGTGTAGACTGCTCCGCCGGCGTCGATATTGGTCATTCGATTTGCAAGTGGAGAGTGTCTAGTTGCTATTAACGCTTGATGCCTCGGCGGGCATGGGCGTGTAACTTTCTGATCGCTCTTTCCGCGGCGGGCCCCATGTAGGGCCGGGCGGCGATGTGCCGGGTTTGGGTGATGACGCGTCCGGTCTGGCGTGAACGCCGGCGAACGGTGGCGACGCCACCTCGTTCGAGCAGCCCAGGCAGAGCAGGAGTGATGCTGCTACCGGGGAAACCTACGGGGCCGGCTTTGACAGTGTCGCCTTCGATGATTGAGTCAAAGGTTTCGAGGTTGGGCTCGGACGAATGGATGTTGGGAGGTTGTCCCGGAGATGAGGCGAAATCCGATTCGGTGAGAATCGCTTTGGCTTCGCTTTCGAGGTCCTGTGCGAATTGCGCAAGGATGTCGTGTTTGAACTTTTCGACGCTACGCATTACCGACGCGGTGTTGTCACGCGTGCTGGATCGGACGCGAAACATTGGTCACCGTCCCCGCATTGCGAGTTTTCGCAGTATGCCAATGCTGTCTCGGCGCAGTGGCATTCCGGACGGCCGTCCGGATTCACCGTAAGGCGTGCAGGCGGATGGCTGGACCGGTTCTCCGCTAGAGGACATCGCGTTATGGACCTTGGCAATGATCGATGCAACACGATTCCATTCAGCTTTGTCGTGCTCGTGTGCCATCAACACGAGCTGTCCGAAGGTCAGTTCGTGGGGGAGGATTGCAAGGAGTCCGGCAAGTCGCCAGACGTCGGGCCAGATGGATTTGAGGGGTTCTCGCGAAACACCTTTTCGATGAGCTGGTCCATCTTGTCCAGGACCTGCTTCCCCCACGGAAAAAAATCAATGATCGCGCCTCGCATTGCGTCTTCAATGATGCGTGATGTTGGTCCGTCCATCGACTCTTGTAGCTGTTCGTAATTCTCGATCTCGATCGACTGCAGGCGGTCTTGGTAGTGGTTCCAGACGACTTGGCAGAGTACTTCGGGGTCCATGAAGATCTGCTGGTGAATGCCGCTTTCCAAGTTTCCAAGGTCGGTGCCGTTTTGCTTACCAAGATGTTTTCGGCCGACAGTGAGGGCGAGGCTGATTTGCGAGCCGTTGATGGTGGCAGTGGTGGGAGAGTTCATTGGGGGCGGATGTTGCGAGAGGCGTGGCGGAGGGGGCCGCGGCTGATGAGGGAAGCGACAAGAGAAACGCGTGGCTATTTGCCAGTGGGCTTGGCGGCTCGGTTGATGCCGCCTTTACGTGGCGGGTCGGGTTTGTAGTCTTGGAGCTTGTTCAAGTAGTCGGCGCAATCGACGAGTTGAACGACATCGTTTGAACGGCCACGGATTGGACGCTGCTTGCTTTGTTCCTGCAGGGCGGCTTGGGTTTCCGGTGTCAGCTCGAATCCGAGCTCCTGCAGGATTTTTGCACTGACGGGGATTTTCTTATCCAGCATTTCGTCTTCGTGCTTGTGGACGCTTCGCTCGGCGGCACGAAGCAGGTGGGCGTGAACCTTGGCCGAAATGCGTTTGGTAGTCATGAGAGTTGCGAGAAGGAGGGGGGGCTGTTGCCGGTGAATTGCGGCTGATGAGGGCGGAGAGTTAGGCGACAGTGACGCTATGCCAGCGTGGGGCAAGGTTGCTACTGGTTTCGAGATTGAGCACGAGTTCGACGTCAATGACGACGCCATCTTCCATTTGGCGTTCTTTTCCGAAGTTGGAGATCTCGAATGCGGCGAGCAGCCCGTACCAGGTGCCGGTTTCGGTTGCGTCACCGTCCGCCAAAAACAGCACGACCTGCGTGTCGTTGAAAAACGCTTCTTGGAATTCCTGGTAGTCGGCGTCGTCTGGGTCGTAGGTCATCGTGATCGTGACCGTCCCTTCCTTGAGCGTCGGTTTCTGCAAACGCCAGCCGTCTGATCGACGGTCGGTGACATCGGCCAAGGATTTGGACAGGCCGATCGATTCATCTTTGATGACGCCAACAGGGTTGTCGTAGACGGGGGTGCCGACGGAATCGGCGAGGTAAGTGACGAGATCAAGACCGGTTCGTGCGCCCATCGTTTTGGCTCGCTAGGAAAGTGGATAAGTGACTAGAAAAGAAGTTTGGAAAACGAGGGCTTGCCTGAGCTGACGCCAGCCGAGCCGCTGCATGAACCGGATCGATTTGGCTTTGCGGCCGTCGACTTTTCGATTGCGAATCAAGGCGAGCAATTCATCGTCGATGAATTCCAGCCAGGCGTCCTTTTCTGCTTCGGTTTCCGGATCCCCGTCGTCGCCGGGTTTGCCTTGTGGGGCGTTGGCAATGATTCGCAGTGTGGGAATCACGCCCCAGCGATCGCGAGCGATCCGGACATGTTCAACGCTGCCATCGACGTAGATGGTTGGTTTGTTGATCGACGTTTTTTCCACGGACGCGTTGCGTGCGTAGACGATTGATGGAGCGTTGCTAAATGGTGCATCGCCGAGCAACGTGACCATTGCCTTGGCGAGGGTGACGTCGATTGCGGGCATGAGCGATCGTAGGCGGGGATAGCTAAGGCAGGATCAAATCGCGTTTCAGCACTGATAGTCGATTTCGTCCACATGGACCCTGTGAAACGCTGCCGAAGCATCACTGGGGGTCGTGCAAGTGTTTGTGGACGGATCGTCGACGACAACGAATTGTCGCTGGAGCGTGTGAAAGGTGATGAGGTCGCCGATTTTGGCTTTCTCGAAAACCGGAGTTAGAAAAACCGGTCGGATCAGGATTTGCGTTTGTTGGTGCCGGATCGCGAACCCGTCGTCGTCAAACCCACGGGTCTTTGGGTCGCTGATCGTGGCTTGGATTGATTCGAAGATGTCGCCGCGACGGTATTCGGCCGGGTCTTCGGATTGCTGGGCCGTGCGGCCGTAGCCGGCACGGACGCGGTCATGAAAGCGAGACACGGAAAGGTGAGAGCTTGTGACGCTGATTCGCGGACGCCGGCGATTAGCTGGCGTCGATGATTTTCAGCTTCTTGGTTTTGGGGGCTTCGTTGGCGAGCTTTGCGGCGGCTTCGGATCCGCTGACGCGGACGAATTCGTCCTTCCACTTGACTCGCCCGGGTTGCTCTTCGAAGCACAAGCGAAAGTTGCCTCGCTTGACCTGGTCTTTGCCAGTGGATTCGAGGTCCGCATGGGCTTCGGCCAGGATCTGCTTGCGTTCGCTAGCCAAGGCGGAGCTGTCTTTGGCGATGGTGGCAAGCTGGGATTCAATCTGGCGAAGTCGAATCAGGCGATCGGGTTTGATGCGTGGCATGGAGCGGCTAGAGGCTAGAGGCAAGTTGCTAGAGGAGAGAGGAGAGAGGCCCGTAGTGAGGAGTGGCCGATTAGGCGTTGAGGGCGACGTAGACTTCGGTTTCGCCGTTGGCTTTGCCGCCGCGGCGTGCGGCGCCAACCTTGTAACCGCCGCTTGCGGCGACAGTGTCCGATGCGATGTGCACGGCGGCGCCGTCGGCAAGGACCAATGCGGACGGTGCCGGCAGGACGACAATCCCCTGGGTCCGGACTCTGGCCGGTTTGCCGGAGACTAGCGTGTTGTTGCTGTTGTTGATCGCGGCGCGTCCGTCATCGAGTTCGATGACTTCGCCCGGTGCGATGTCTGCGGCCGGGGTGATCAACGCTTCAAAGTCGTCGTTTTCGCGGAAGGTTCCAATCATTGGTCAGGCGTCCGAATTAGGAGAGGTTGTCAAAAGGTTGGGCGGTCGATGAATTACAGTCCCAAGGATTCGACCGCGGCAGTGTTTTGTTCGTCGCTAAGGAAGTCGGCCAGGTTGCCCGCATCGGCAAAGTGTTTGCGGATGTCGCCCAGCGTTTCAATTCCGCCCGCGGTTAGTGCGGCCGTGGTTTCATCATCGAGACCCAACGCGTCGACGGCGATGGCGTTGTCAGGATCCGCGTCGTCTGGCGTTCCGTCGGCGGTCGGATCGGCCTGCGGTTCGCTGGCCTCTGTTTTCGATTTGCGGCTGGTCGACTTTCGCTTCGTCTTCGCCGACGTCGTCTTTCGCGACGTCGTCTTTCGTGCGGTCGGCTGAGGGTTTGCTTCGCCGGATCCGGCATCGTCCGGTGGGGTTTCGTCCGACGGGGGTTCATCTGATTCGCCAGCGATAGCGATCATGTTTGCCATGCGCAGCGATGCGACGGTCCCAGCTGGCAATTGGCTGATGGGCGTCCCGGGTTTGATCTTCTTTCGATCGATGACGATTTCGGATTTGAGGACTTCTTTCATCGCTGGCTTTGGAGTTGTGAGTTGCTAGTTGCTGGAGGGAGAGAACGGCGGCCGGCAGGTGCTTCGTCAGCATCTGAAATTAGGATTAGCCGATTGGCGTTAGCCACGGTTTCGCTAACCGGGGCTAACGCCCGTCGGCTGATGAGTCGAACCCAAATCTTTGTTCTAGACGGATCACTACGCTTCGCTGCGGAAACGAATGATGCCGAGAGCCGCTAGGAACGCGAATCCGAAAATGTGCATCACGTCATAGTGATAGCCCCACCTGCCCTGGGTCAGTCGTGAGACGCGGACCATCGGAGCGCGGCTTGTACCACGTTGATAGACCCGGACCGCGACTTCGACGCTGTTGGTGGCAAGGTAGTGCGTCGTGACTGAACCGGTTTGGAATTCCTTGGTCATCGGGTGACGGGCACCGGCCGAGAGTCGAGAGCTTCCCACCGCACGGACGCCATAGTCGGCGATTGCGTTTTTGATGCCGTCGCCCCCATCTTCACCGATGGACGCGGATTGATAGATCTGCTTGCCCTTGGTCAACAGCTGGGTCGGCAGGAGTGCAAAACCGGCTTCGAAGTCCAGCGTTTCTTCGCCCATTGTCTGGCTCATCAACGCGGCGACGGCAAAGTCCGCGTTGTCGTGCGTCAACGGTTTTAATCCGTAGTCGGTTCCGTCGGTCGAATTGAACAACGCACGGCCCGTCGATTGCATCGTTGGGTTTGACAACAGGGTCGCATAGCCGAGTTTTTCCTCGGTGCGATAAGCTGCGGTTCCCATTCGCTTGGGGATCCGGTTGATGATGCCGAGGTTGTTGTCTTTCCAATCGTGGTAGCCGACCTCCTGTTCGCGTGTGAACATGTCGACGGCGATCGCTTCGTAGTCGGCGCCAATCGTGGTGTGTTCGGCGCGTCCGTTGCGTGGCGTGTGTGCCAGGTCCTCGGGCATGTCTTCGCGGAAACGTTGAACTTCCTTGAAGTCGTCGACTTCATCAACGCCGGTCCACATCGGCAGCGTTGCCGGTGCTTCTCGGTAGCCGAGCAACAACGATGCACCTACGGAAGCCTGGTAAACCTTTTGCAGGGTTCCCGAGCTGCTGGCCGCTTCCATCAACGCCCTTTCACCGCGAGGGATCGGCTTGCCATCGGCACGCAGGGCATCGATCGCCAGTTGTTTGTGGCTGACCGTTCCGTAGGCGTGTGCGGCTTCGAGTGCTTTCTGACGCGAATCGTCATTCAAGCCAGCCCGCAATTCCTTGGGGATCCCCATTTCGATCGCGGCGGGGTCCTGAAAGTGTTTTGAGTCCAACTTGTGACCGGCTTCTAGGAGGCAGGCGGCGGTCATCGCGTGGACGGTGCTGTTTTCGTCGCCCGAATGCGAGTGGATTGCGGGACCACGGGGGGCGCTGTTTCGATAGATGGTCAATTCGACTTCCTGGGCTTCCATGCCGGTTTCGATCGCGTGTGCCAGCAGATCAACCGATTCACCGTCGACGGTGATTTCTGGGCTTTTGTGCAAGGCGCACAATCGTGTGATCGTGCTGATGCGTTTCTGTTCGGCGGCGACGGCAGATCGCTGGGAAGCGACCAGGTCGATTTCGTCGTCCTGCGCTTCGACGCGTGCCGGGCCGTTGCCGGCTTTGATGTCGGCCGGTTTGCGCTGGGGCGTTTTGGGGTTGGACCGCGCAGGGCCCGAATCGCCGCTACCGTCGGAGTCGTCCGGATACTGGGCGTCGAAGGCCGCTTGCAAATTGGCGGTTTGTTCGGCAGAGATTTCGCCGGCATCGACGCCGCAGGCTTCCAGGAATTCTTCGAAGGTGGGAGGCATTTCGGTATCCGTTCCGATGGGAGAGAGTTCGGCGGCGATCGACGCGCGAGCGCTGGTGTCGCCGGCCGTGGTGACGAAACCGAAGCCGGTAAAGACACCGGCTCGGAGGAGTAGAAAAGGGCCTTTGATGCGTCGACCGTTGACGGTGACGATTTGGTTCTCTTGAATTGCTTCGATCTTGGTCTCGTCGGGCGAGCCTTCGACCGAGGTCCGCCAGATGTATCCGTTGCGGCTAGCGGCGACGATCTTTTCCCGTGATTCGCCGGGGACACTGAGCGGTCCTTCGCAGATCACGCGATTGTTGATTTGGTGGTTTTCAATGTGGCCAACGGGATCGGTGCGATCGTGTTGCCAGTTGCACGCGCTTTGTCCCGGTTGGAATTTCCAGCCCGCCAAGTCCAACACGACGCCGCGGCCGTAGTAACCGATACCGGACAAACGCGGCCGCATCAGTCCACCGCTGTAAACGATCGTGCGATAAGTCGGCGTCTTGGGTTCGTCGGTTTCATCGCCTCCCGCTTGCAGGTCGATCTCCGCTTCACCAGTGAGCCAAATCGTTTTCAGTGATTCGGGAAGTTTTGGTGCGGGTTTTCGACGTCTTGGTTTTTGGCGGGTGGGTTTGCGTGTTTTCGGCATGTCGCGTTATTGGTCCGAATCAGAATCGTCGTCGCTGGATTGGCGTTGCTTGTCGCTGGAGGGACGCGGTGACGGGGTGCGGATCCGGATCTTGTCTAATTCCGCATCACGCCGGCGTTGCTGGCGAATGTCGTCCCAGTGGGCTTCGGGATCGC
Coding sequences within it:
- a CDS encoding capsid cement protein produces the protein MIGTFRENDDFEALITPAADIAPGEVIELDDGRAAINNSNNTLVSGKPARVRTQGIVVLPAPSALVLADGAAVHIASDTVAASGGYKVGAARRGGKANGETEVYVALNA
- a CDS encoding phage major capsid protein, encoding MPKTRKPTRQKPRRRKPAPKLPESLKTIWLTGEAEIDLQAGGDETDEPKTPTYRTIVYSGGLMRPRLSGIGYYGRGVVLDLAGWKFQPGQSACNWQHDRTDPVGHIENHQINNRVICEGPLSVPGESREKIVAASRNGYIWRTSVEGSPDETKIEAIQENQIVTVNGRRIKGPFLLLRAGVFTGFGFVTTAGDTSARASIAAELSPIGTDTEMPPTFEEFLEACGVDAGEISAEQTANLQAAFDAQYPDDSDGSGDSGPARSNPKTPQRKPADIKAGNGPARVEAQDDEIDLVASQRSAVAAEQKRISTITRLCALHKSPEITVDGESVDLLAHAIETGMEAQEVELTIYRNSAPRGPAIHSHSGDENSTVHAMTAACLLEAGHKLDSKHFQDPAAIEMGIPKELRAGLNDDSRQKALEAAHAYGTVSHKQLAIDALRADGKPIPRGERALMEAASSSGTLQKVYQASVGASLLLGYREAPATLPMWTGVDEVDDFKEVQRFREDMPEDLAHTPRNGRAEHTTIGADYEAIAVDMFTREQEVGYHDWKDNNLGIINRIPKRMGTAAYRTEEKLGYATLLSNPTMQSTGRALFNSTDGTDYGLKPLTHDNADFAVAALMSQTMGEETLDFEAGFALLPTQLLTKGKQIYQSASIGEDGGDGIKNAIADYGVRAVGSSRLSAGARHPMTKEFQTGSVTTHYLATNSVEVAVRVYQRGTSRAPMVRVSRLTQGRWGYHYDVMHIFGFAFLAALGIIRFRSEA